In Rhinolophus sinicus isolate RSC01 chromosome X, ASM3656204v1, whole genome shotgun sequence, a single genomic region encodes these proteins:
- the LOC109438894 gene encoding spindlin-2 yields MKTPHKKVAAGQATREAVNRHTGSANMRKKKASQKKQRGRPSSQPRRNIVGCRISHGWKEGDEPITQWKGTVLDQVPINPSLYLVKYDGIDCVYGLELHRDERILKLKILPDKVPFSRVRDVRLANTIIGKAVEHIFEGEHGSKDEWRGMVLAQAPIMKAWFYITYEKDPVLYMYQLLDDYKEGDLRIMPESSESPPAEREPEGVIDGLIGKHVEYTKEDGSKRTGKVIHQVKAKPSVYFIKFDDDFHIYVYDLVKKS; encoded by the coding sequence ATGAAGACCCCTCACAAAAAGGTAGCTGCAGGGCAGGCAACGAGGGAAGCTGTCAATCGCCACACCGGATCTGCAAATATGAGGAAGAAAAAAGCCTCTCAAAAGAAGCAGAGGGGCAGACCTTCGTCCCAGCCCCGCAGGAACATCGTGGGCTGCAGAATTTCACATGGATGGAAGGAAGGCGATGAACCCATCACGCAGTGGAAAGGAACCGTTCTGGATCAGGTGCCTATAAATCCCTCTCTTTATCTGGTGAAATATGATGGAATTGACTGTGTTTATGGACTGGAACTTCACAGAGATGAGAGGATTTTAAAGCTTAAAATCCTTCCTGATAAGGTGCCATTTTCTAGAGTCAGAGATGTGCGCCTTGCAAATACCATAATTGGTAAAGCTGTGGAACATATTTTTGAGGGTGAGCATGGTTCTAAGGATGAATGGAGGGGGATGGTCTTAGCCCAAGCACCAATAATGAAAGCCTGGTTTTATATTACCTATGAGAAAGATCCTGTCTTGTACATGTACCAGCTTCTAGATGATTATAAAGAAGGAGACCTCCGTATAATGCCAGAGTCTAGTGAGTCTCCTCCAGCAGAGAGGGAGCCAGAAGGAGTTATAGATGGCCTCATAGGTAAACATGTGGAATATACCAAAGAAGATGGCTCCAAAAGGACAGGCAAGGTCATTCACCAAGTCAAAGCCAAACCCTCTGTGTATTTCATCAAGTTTGATGATGATTTCCatatctatgtctatgatttGGTGAAAAAGTCCTAA